CCGTGACCCGGATCATCCGCATCGCCGTGAATAACCTCGCCGGGGTGCCGTCGGTCGTCTACGGCGTGTTCGGTCTGGGTTTCTTCGTCTATTTCCTGGGCAGCAACATAGACCGCGTGTTTTTTGCGCAGGCGCTGCCCGCACCGACGTTCGGCACGCCGGGCCTGCTGTGGTGGTCGCTGACGCTGGCCATGCTCCCTGTCCCGGTGGTCATCGTCGCCACCGAGGAGGGGCTGTCGCGGGTACCGCGCTCCATCCGCGAAGGCAGTCTCGCGCTCGGCGCGACCAAGGCCGAGACCCTGTGGCGCACGGTGCTGCCGATGGCGACGCCGGCCATGATGACCGGCCTCATCCTGGCGATTGCGCGTGCCGCCGGCGAGGTCGCACCGCTGATGCTGGTCGGTGTGGTCAAACTGGCGCCGACCCTGCCCCTGGACGGCAACTTTCCCTACCTGCACCTGGAGCGCAAGTTCATGCATCTGGGCTTTCACATCTACGATGTCGGCTTCCAGAGCCCCAACGTCGAGGCGGCACGGCCGCTGGTGTATGCCACTGCGCTGTTGCTG
This is a stretch of genomic DNA from Gammaproteobacteria bacterium. It encodes these proteins:
- a CDS encoding ABC transporter permease subunit, giving the protein VTRIIRIAVNNLAGVPSVVYGVFGLGFFVYFLGSNIDRVFFAQALPAPTFGTPGLLWWSLTLAMLPVPVVIVATEEGLSRVPRSIREGSLALGATKAETLWRTVLPMATPAMMTGLILAIARAAGEVAPLMLVGVVKLAPTLPLDGNFPYLHLERKFMHLGFHIYDVGFQSPNVEAARPLVYATALLLVLVIMVLNIAAITLRNRLREKYRALDQ